Within Calditrichota bacterium, the genomic segment TAATATTTTTTTCACCGCGGTATAATCCGGTGTTTGAATTTTAGAGTAATATATGCCTGTTGAAAACTTCGAGGGATCCCAATTTACTTCATACCTTCCGGCGTGCTTTTTCTCGTTTATGAGTGTTTGTATTTTTTGCCCCATTGTATTATAAATCTCAACTTTTACATTTGTATTTTTTGCTAGATCAAACTTGATGGTTGTAGTAGAGTTAAATGGATTAGGATAGTTTTGATATAAAAATGGTTTCTCTGGAAACACGGCTGGATTACATTTATTGATTGCAACAATAGTTTGGTTCTCGTACCATTCAATTTTATTTGTACTGCCGGAACCTGAGATTATATCCATATCACCATCACTGTCTACATCTTTGGCAAAGACCGACCAAGCAGAAACAGAGTTTGATGTTACAATATGGGATGTAAAGTTCTGATTTCCATCATTTTCATACCAATTAATATTTTCAGAAGCAGCTATAACATCGATATCACCATCATTATCAATATCAATAGCGTAAACAGAATAAGAAATTTGAGTACTGTCACTATCATTAATTAAATGTGCAGTAAAGTTTTCAATACCATCATTTTCATACCAAACAACTTTATCATCATAAGTAGAAGCAGAGATCACATCTATATCGTTATCATTATCAACATCAATTGCGAAAACCGAAGCAGCGCCATCTGCACTTGAAGTAATTATATGAGTTGTAAAATCTTCGCTTCCGTTATTTTCATACCAAACTACCTGATCATAGTAAGGAGATGCCGCAAGCACATCAATACTTCCATCACTATTAACATCATTTGCATATACTGACCATGCTGAAAATAAATCAGCAATTATATGAGCAGTAAAATTCTGATTCCCATCATTTTCATACCATTCAATTTTATTGTCAAGCCAAGAAGCGGATAGAACATCAATATCACCATCACTGTCTAAGTCAATCGCATAAACAGACCAAGCTCCACTCAAACCAGTTGTGACGGTATCAGAAACGAAATTTTGTTTTCCATCATTTTCATACCAAACTATTTTATAATCACCTGCATTGGTAGAAAGTACATCCAGGTCATTATCACCATCTACATCAATCGCAAACACAGAAGTAGCTTGATCTGCATTTGTTGTAATAGTATGTGATGTAAAATATTGGCTACCATCGTTCTCATACCATGCTATTTTGTCATCATCATAAGACGCAGATAGCACATCAATATCTCCATCCTTATCCAGATCAATTGCATAAACAGACCGGGCACTACGGGCGTTGTTTGAAATTGTATGAGGAACAAACTGTATCTGTGCTGTACTAAAGCCAAAAACTAAAACCAAAAACATTTTAGTAATAAATAGGCGTTTTAATGTCATATAGTAGTTCCTTTAAAACCTGATAACTATTTACCAACAATCTAAAATTTTGAACAAATCCAGTTGATGTTATCCGTTAATTCATTAAACTCCAATAGATTGTCTTCCAATTTTGTTAATTTCCCGTTAACACAATACTGATTTAACCCTCGATATTGCACTTGTTAAAAAGTAAACCAAACCCTAAAATC encodes:
- a CDS encoding T9SS type A sorting domain-containing protein, translated to MTLKRLFITKMFLVLVFGFSTAQIQFVPHTISNNARSARSVYAIDLDKDGDIDVLSASYDDDKIAWYENDGSQYFTSHTITTNADQATSVFAIDVDGDNDLDVLSTNAGDYKIVWYENDGKQNFVSDTVTTGLSGAWSVYAIDLDSDGDIDVLSASWLDNKIEWYENDGNQNFTAHIIADLFSAWSVYANDVNSDGSIDVLAASPYYDQVVWYENNGSEDFTTHIITSSADGAASVFAIDVDNDNDIDVISASTYDDKVVWYENDGIENFTAHLINDSDSTQISYSVYAIDIDNDGDIDVIAASENINWYENDGNQNFTSHIVTSNSVSAWSVFAKDVDSDGDMDIISGSGSTNKIEWYENQTIVAINKCNPAVFPEKPFLYQNYPNPFNSTTTIKFDLAKNTNVKVEIYNTMGQKIQTLINEKKHAGRYEVNWDPSKFSTGIYYSKIQTPDYTAVKKILLLK